AAGAATTCGACCTCCGTCTCGATGTTGAGGTCGCGACCGAGCGTGTCGTTGACGATTTCGTCGGCTCGCTTGTACGTCTCCTCCCAGTCGATCTGTTTTAGCGGACCGATGCCCTTGGTCGGGAACTGTCCCATGAAGATGTTCGTCGCGACGTCCAGGTCGTCCATCAACGCCAGGTCCTGGTAGACGGTCTCGATGCCGATGGCGCGAGCGTCGCTCGGACTGGAGAACGTGACCGGTTCTCCCTCGTAGTACAGTTGGCCGTCAGTCGGCGCGTGAACGCCACAGAGGACGTTCATCAACGTCGACTTTCCAGCGCCGTTATCCCCGACGAGCGCAAAGATCTCGTTATCACGGATCTCGAGGTCGATGTCTTCGATCGCGATAATTCGCCCGAACTGCTTCTTGACGTTCCTGGCGACGACCTTCCCGTCACCCTCGGGCGGCGAGCCGCTCCCGGCCGCGCCCGACGAGACGTCGAGTTCCGCGGTTTCGTCTACGCTCATGCGGCACCACTCGCGAGGATGCGACTGCGAAGTTTCGACTGCGTACTGTACAGGAGTATCGCGACCAGCAACACGATTCCGTTGTACATCTGAATCTCGGTTGCGCCCACACTGGCAGTGTTGCTCAGTGCGGATCGAACGACTTCGATGAGGATGACGCCCCCGAGAGCGCCGGTGATCATCCCTCGGCCGCCGAAGAGGCTGATTCCGCCGATAACCGCGCCCGCGAAGGCCTGGAAGACGAGTCCCTCTCCGATCAAGGGCGGGACGACGCCGGTGAATCCGGTGATCATGAGTCCCGCAATCGCGGCGAGGATTCCGCTGATCGTGTACACGGCGATGATCATTCGCTCGGTGTTGATACCGACGTCCCGGGCGGCCTTCTCGTTACTGCCGATCGCGTACACCGCCTGGCCGAACGTGGTGAACTTCATCACGTATCCGAACAGGGCGAACGCGGCGAGCATGATCCCGATCGCGACCCACGGTTCGCCGCCGGGGTACAGATACGCGTCGGGAAGTCCGCTGATCGGTTGCGTGTTCAATGCCGTTTTCGCCCCCTGGAAGATGATGAGGAACGCGAGCGTCTGCAGGAACGGGTTCAGCCCGAACTTGCCGATCATGACGCCGTTGACCAGGCCGATCGTGGCGCCGACGAGGACGATGATTGCGAATCCGAGAAAGGGGTTCGAGATGACGCCCCAGCAGCTCGGGCACGACCCGAGGAGCATCCCGGTGAAAATCGCGGAGAACCCGGCGATAGATCCGATCGACAGATCGAAATTCCCGGAGAGTAGGCAGAGACTCTCGGCGAGAACGAGCAGGCCGAGCGGTACCGCCGCCCACAGGATGAGTTCGATCGACCGAAAGTTTCGGAACGTCTGGGGGGCGAGGACGAGGATAGCGGCGATCACAATGGCCAGTATCGGCCAGATCATATTATCCAGCAGTGTTAACGCCATATCGTCTGTCCCGTCGAAACGGTTACTTATTCGGTTTTGTATAGCCATGGCAATGACTTTCGTGGTAAATACTTAAATATCGGTGTCGGACGGTTATCCCCAGACGTTCCCCCAGAGGTACGGCTGGTCCGCGTTCTCTTCGGTGATGATAATGTTGTTCGTCTTGAACCAGGGGTGGCCGTTCTGTTCGTCGATTTCGGCGGGGGCCCAGATGTCCTCGGACCATAATTCAACGTCCTTGTAGTCCCCGGTCTGGATGTCGAGATCGCCCGATTCCACGGTCGACCCGACCTCCGGAATGGCGTCGGAGCCGTCCTCGTGGTACATCCGCAGGTACTCGATCGCGATCGGGTTGTAGAAGTAGTTCGGTTGGTCGGCCGCCGCGTCGATCACGCCGTCGCCGATCAACTCGTTTACTTCTCCGCTGCCGTCCATCTGCGTGAGGATGATGTGGTCGTCCTCTCCCTTCGGCGCGTCGAGTCCGAGATTCTCGAGTGCGCGCACGACGCCGAGCCCCATCGAGAGGTTGCCCGAGTAGATGCCGTCGACTTCGTCGTTGGCGTTAATCCACTCCTGGGTGACTTCCTGCGCCGTATCGCGCGCGAACTTGCCGTTGAGCACGTCGCTAACGACGACGCGGTCGTCCTCCTCCATCACGTCGAGAAAGCCCTGACTCCGTTGGTTCGCCGATTGGTTCCCCTGCGGTCCGCGAACGTCCAGCACCGTCCACTCGTCCTGATCGCCGCGCTGTTCTTCGAGCGAAGCGATCATCTCCTGTGCACACGCTTCGCCGCCCGCGTAGTTGCTAAAGCCGACGTACAGTGGTATCTCCGAGCTGGAGGTATCGGCGTTCGTGGCGATCACGGGAATTCCGTCGTCGATTGCGTTGTTGATCGCACCTTCCGCCGCACCTGTGTCCCAGACGCCGACGATGATGCCGTCGTAGCCCTGGTTGGCCATGTCTCGAATGTCCGAGACCTGTTGCTGAGCGGATTGCTCGTTCGGCCGCACGTCGAGGTCGACGCCGATCTGCTCGGCGTAGAATTCGGCCGCCTCGATGTAGGCCGTGATCCAGGATCCGCCACGGACGTACGCCGAGAGGCCGATCTGGTTGAATTCGCTGTCGCCACCCCCCGCACCGGTACAGCCCGCAACCATTCCCACAACAGCCGTAGCGCTGGCTCGCTTGAGGAACTGCCTTCTGTCAGGGTATGTCATACATAGCAGAGACTAAACCAATACCAAATAAAGCTTTTTTATGATTGTCATACATATTTATTGATTGTCAGATTTGCGATCGGCACAGTTGTGAACTGGCTGACAGTCACCGTGAGATTAATACCTTCGACTCGAGTTGGCTCCGACCATGTCAGATTCGCTAACGGGGCGGACAGCCTTGATCACCGGGGCAGCTTCCGGAATCGGACGCGGAATTGCAACGACGCTCGCAGAGGCGGGCACCGACATCGTCGTCGCCGACGTTCGGCGCGAGCCGAAACGGGGCAAGTACTACCAATCGGACCTCGAAACGCCGACGGACGCTCTCGTCGAAGAGGCTCACGGCGTGGAGTCACTGTACGTCGAGACCGATATCGGGACAGAATCCGACGTCCGCGAGTTGATCGACGCGACGGTCGATCGGTTCGGGGGACTGGATATCCTCGTGAACAACGCCGGCATCCAGATACTCGGCGAAACCAGCGACCTCACGGCCGAGGACTGGCATCGAGTGATGGACGTGAACATCACCAGCTGCTTCCTGACCGCGAAGTACGGAATGGAACACCTCCGCGAGTCGGAGAGCGGGCGGATCATCAACGTCTCGAGTATCAACGCGTACTTCGGCGGCGGCGGTGCGCCGTACGCGGCCAGTAAGGCAGGCATGGTGAATCTCACCCGGGACCTCGCGATCGAGGCGGCCCGAAGCGACGTCACCGTCAATTCGATTCTCCCGGGCGTGATCAAGACGCCGATGCAAGATCAGAACGACGAAGAGACCCAACGAGAACAGCGGGAGGCGACGTTGCTGTCACGCCTCGGAACACCGGAAGACGTCGGAAAAGCCGTCCGTTTCCTCGCGAGCGACGACGCAGAGTGGATCACGGGGGCCGAGTTACTGGTCGACGGCGGCTACTGCGCGGCCGGCTACTGACGATGTGCCCGACGCACACCGCTGACGTGTGGGATCCGAAGTGGCTTCGGGAACGCGGGAACGAGATCCTCGAATTTTACTATCCCGCCTGTCTCAACGACGACGGGTATCGCCACCGGTTCCGCGCGGACGGGACGGCCGAACCGTCGGTCGAACCCCTCGTCGGAACCTGCCGGTTCATCTACGGATTTGCCGAAGGGGTCCACCTCGACGGACCGGCGTGGTGCGTCCACGCGGCGCGACACGGAATCGATCGGCTTCGAACCGCGTTCGCCGACGACGTCCACGGCGGATTCTACTGGGAACTCGCCGAGGACGGATCGATCGACGAGACGAAATACGCGTACGGCCACGCGTTCGCGCTGCTCGCCCTCTCGCAGGCGAGCAGTGCCGACGTGGCGGCCGTCGACGCGGAGATCGCCGCCGTCTACGACCTCCTCGACGATCGCCTCTTCGAGCCGGAGTACGGGCTGTACGCCGTCGAAGCGACGCGAGAGTGGGAGCCGATCACGTACCGCGGGCAGAACGCGAACATGCACCTGTGCGAAGCCTGTCTCGCGGCGTACGAGGCGACCGGCGACGAGCGGTACCTCGAGCGGGCGAGCACGATCGCGACGGCCGTCGTGCGCTGTCTGTCGACCGGCGAGGGCAACATCTGGGAGCACTTCGACGAGGAGTGGACCGCTGACTGGACGTACAACGCCGACGACCCCGACAACCTCTTTCGACCCCACGGCTACCTCCCCGGTCACTTCGTCGAGTGGGCGAAACTGCTCTGCCTGCTCGATCAACACGAGCCGACCGACTGGCGGATCCCGGCCGCGGTGAGGCTGTTCGAATCGGCGGTCGACGTCGCCTGGGACGAGCGCCACGGCGGCCTTCAGTACGCGTTCGATCGCGACGGGCGAATCACGAACGACCGCAAGTACTACTGGGTCACCGCCGAGCAGTTGGCCGCGGCCGCGACGCTGATGGCCGCCGGGGAGCCGTTCGAGGCGTGGTACGAGCGAACCTGGGCGTACGCGTTGGATACCCACGTCGCCGCCGACGCGCCGGTCTGGCACCGCGTCCTCGCCCGCGACGGATCGACGGTTCCGGAGAGTACGCCGTTGTCGCCGCCGAACAAGACCGACTACCACGTCCTGAGCGCGCTCAAGACGTGTCGAGACGCCGTACTGTGAATTTATACGATCGAAGCCGTAGTGAGGAGCACATGCAGTTGTACATCGATACGGCGTCAGAATCCGACGCTCGCGAATTCGCCCGGTACGGGTTCATCGACGGCGTGACGACGAACCCGTCCCTCGTGGCGTCGACGGACTCGTCGTACAGAACGGTCGTGGAAACGCTCGCTGACGCGGTCGATGGTCCCGTGTTCGCCCAGGTACTCGCGGAGGACGCCGACGGGATGGTCGAACAGGCCCGGACGTACGACGCGTGGGCCGACGATGTCGTCGTCAAACTGCCGGCGACGCGGGCCGGGTACGAGGCGCTCGGCCGGATTCGCGCCGACGGCATCGAAGCCGGCATCACGGTGTTGTTTTCGGTCACGCAGGCGATCCTCGCCGCGAAGAACGACGCGACGTTCGTCGCGCCGTACGTCGGCAGGCTCGACGACGCCGGCGAGGACGGCCTCGAGGTCGTTGCCGGCATCCAAACGGCGTTCGACGAGTACGGGTTCGAGACGGAGGTCCTCGCCGCGAGCGTCCGAAACCGGCGGCAGGCGACCGCGCTCTACCGCGCGGGCGTCGACGCGGTGACGCTCCCGCCGACCGTCCTGGAAGCGCACTTTGACCACCACAAGACCGCCGAGGGCGTCGCGGGCTTCCTGTCCGACTGGGGAACCCGCGGAAACCCGATCGAGAGCGACGACTGACGAGGACTACCGATGACGCAACAACTACTGGTCGCCGGAGACACGCTGGTCGACTTCCTGCCGAACCGGCCGGGACGGATCGCCGACGTGGAGTCGTTCTCGCCGAAGTTCGGCGGTTCGGCGGCGAACGTCGCCGTCGCGCTCGAGCGGATCGGCCATCCGCCGCTGTTCTGGACGCGGATCGCTCGAGACCGCTTCGGAGACTACCTCGCTGACGCTCTGCACGAGAGCGCGATCCCCGACCGATTCGTCGTCAGAGATCCCGACGCGAAAACGACGCTGGCGTTCGTCTCCAACGACGAGGACGGGGAGCGACAGTTCGACTTCTACCGGGCCGGAACCGCGGACACCCGCATGCAGACCGGCACCGTGCCGGACGAGACGCTGGCCGACGTCTCGTGGGTACACCTCACCGGCGTCACGATGAGCGTCGAACCGAGCAGAGGCGCGATGCTCGATCTCGCCGCTCGCGCCCGACGCCAGGGCTGTACCGTTTCGCTCGACCCGAACACGCGCCCGGAGATGTGGGCCTCGGAAGACGAGTTCGCGACCGTTATCCGGGACGTGCTCGAGCAGGTCGACGTGGTGAAAGCGACCCCCGAGGATCTCGAGGCCGCCGGCTTCGACGACGACGATCCAGAGGCGCTCGCGGCCGCCGTCGCAGCGTTCGGCCCGCACACGGTGTTGCTCACCCTCGGCGGGGAGGGCGCGTTCTCGTACGGAACGAGCGAGAGTCCGCTGTCCGGTATCGAAACCCACGGCGGCTACGACGTCGATGTCGTCGACACCACCGGCGCGGGCGACGGCTTCCTCGCCGGTGCGATCGCGTCGCTCGCCGCCGGCGTCGAGAGCCCGGAACGGGTCCTCGCGGTTGCGAACGCCGTCGGCGCGATCACCACGACGAAGCAGGGATCGGTAACCGCGCTCACCGGAGCCGATCCCATCCGGGAGCTGGTCGGACCGCTCCCCTGGGACTGAGCGATCAGACGGTCGGCGACACCGATCGGCCGTCGTCGATCGCCGCGAGTCGAATCGCACACCCTCGCCATAACGAAGCGTCTTCCGGGTCGGCTACCTGAACAGTAATGATCATCGGCGCTGATTGTCCGACGTATGTCGGAAGAACCGTCAACCACCGAACTGTGTGACAGGTACGCGGCGCTGTACCCGGGCGCGGTCACGGACGTCCTCGTCGAAGCGGAATCGATCGCGGTGACGGAATCCGTGGTTCGGACGGCGATCGAAGACGGTGTCGCGCCGGTCGACGCCTACGATCGGTTCGGGGAGTTCTGACGCCGCTTCGACGACTCTCCTTGGCGGTTCGTAGAGGACCCCACACGGCAGTTCACGGAGGGGGTACCTTGAAAGTTCGTAGACGAGCCAGCTCGTCGGTTCATGGTACCAAGAGACACTAGATTTATTCGATGCGTCTGCGTACCCCGAGACGATGCCAGGAGAGGCTACTTTCGACTTTACGGGAGAGACGGCGATCGTAACCGGATCAACCAGCGGTATCGGGCGCGGGATCGCCACGGCGCTGGCAGATGCCGGCGCGAACGTCGTCGTGAACTCGCGATCGGAATCGGACGTGGAGGAGACGGCGGCCGACCTCGACGAGCTCGGAGCCGGGACGGTCGTCGGTGTGGCGGCGGATCTCTCCGATCCTGCCGGCATCGAGCGGCTCGTCGAGACCGCGATCGATCGGTTCGGGACGGTCGCGATACTCGTGAACAACGCGGCGGTCTGGCCCGAAGAGGAATCGATGGTGACGGCGGACCTCGAGGACTGGGAGTTCACCATGGCCGTCAACGTCCGCGCGCAGTACTATGCCTCCAAGCTGGTTGGCCAACACATGGTCGAGGAGGAGATCGAGGGATCGATCGTCAACATCACCAGCCAAACCGGCGACAGGCGAACCGGCGGCCGCGGGTTCTACGGCGCGTCGAAGACGGCGGTAAACGGGCTCACGTGGCGGATGGCACACGATCTCGCGCAGGAGGGAATCCGAATGAACGCGATCTCGACGGACGTCACCGAATCGCGCCAGCTCCGCTACGAGGCGGAAAACGTCGCTCGGGAGGATCCGGATCCGGAGAAAACGGGCGAAGACGTCCTGACCGAGTGGGGCGAAGCCAGACCGCTCGGGCGGCTCGGGCAGCCGTCGGACATCGCAGACGCGGTGCTCTACCTCTGTAGCGATCGAGCGTCGTACGTCGTCGGGACGATCCTGCGCGTCAGCGGCGGGGGCAATCTCCAGTAGGACCGCGGCGCCGATGCGATCCACCACGTACGCTTATGAGCACGTCACGAATACTGAGAGTCTGTAGCCAAGTATGAAGATCGTTGATGCACACACGCACACCTGGGACGCGTCGAGAGCCGAACTCCCCTGGCAGGCGGAGGTCCTCCCGCCGGGGTGGGATGGGGCCTACACGCACGCAGACCTGATCGAGGATATGGACCGCCCAGGCGTGTCGGAGGCGGTCATCG
The nucleotide sequence above comes from Halosolutus halophilus. Encoded proteins:
- a CDS encoding ATP-binding cassette domain-containing protein, translating into MSVDETAELDVSSGAAGSGSPPEGDGKVVARNVKKQFGRIIAIEDIDLEIRDNEIFALVGDNGAGKSTLMNVLCGVHAPTDGQLYYEGEPVTFSSPSDARAIGIETVYQDLALMDDLDVATNIFMGQFPTKGIGPLKQIDWEETYKRADEIVNDTLGRDLNIETEVEFFSGGERQLFAISRALAFDPEVIILDEPTSALSVDATDMVHTTLQKLKEDEGMTIIIVSHNIESVLEIADRIGVLYQGNLIDVRTPEESSLEQLTQLMTTGIQKDD
- a CDS encoding ABC transporter permease, translating into MAIQNRISNRFDGTDDMALTLLDNMIWPILAIVIAAILVLAPQTFRNFRSIELILWAAVPLGLLVLAESLCLLSGNFDLSIGSIAGFSAIFTGMLLGSCPSCWGVISNPFLGFAIIVLVGATIGLVNGVMIGKFGLNPFLQTLAFLIIFQGAKTALNTQPISGLPDAYLYPGGEPWVAIGIMLAAFALFGYVMKFTTFGQAVYAIGSNEKAARDVGINTERMIIAVYTISGILAAIAGLMITGFTGVVPPLIGEGLVFQAFAGAVIGGISLFGGRGMITGALGGVILIEVVRSALSNTASVGATEIQMYNGIVLLVAILLYSTQSKLRSRILASGAA
- a CDS encoding sugar ABC transporter substrate-binding protein; amino-acid sequence: MTYPDRRQFLKRASATAVVGMVAGCTGAGGGDSEFNQIGLSAYVRGGSWITAYIEAAEFYAEQIGVDLDVRPNEQSAQQQVSDIRDMANQGYDGIIVGVWDTGAAEGAINNAIDDGIPVIATNADTSSSEIPLYVGFSNYAGGEACAQEMIASLEEQRGDQDEWTVLDVRGPQGNQSANQRSQGFLDVMEEDDRVVVSDVLNGKFARDTAQEVTQEWINANDEVDGIYSGNLSMGLGVVRALENLGLDAPKGEDDHIILTQMDGSGEVNELIGDGVIDAAADQPNYFYNPIAIEYLRMYHEDGSDAIPEVGSTVESGDLDIQTGDYKDVELWSEDIWAPAEIDEQNGHPWFKTNNIIITEENADQPYLWGNVWG
- a CDS encoding SDR family NAD(P)-dependent oxidoreductase — protein: MSDSLTGRTALITGAASGIGRGIATTLAEAGTDIVVADVRREPKRGKYYQSDLETPTDALVEEAHGVESLYVETDIGTESDVRELIDATVDRFGGLDILVNNAGIQILGETSDLTAEDWHRVMDVNITSCFLTAKYGMEHLRESESGRIINVSSINAYFGGGGAPYAASKAGMVNLTRDLAIEAARSDVTVNSILPGVIKTPMQDQNDEETQREQREATLLSRLGTPEDVGKAVRFLASDDAEWITGAELLVDGGYCAAGY
- a CDS encoding AGE family epimerase/isomerase — its product is MCPTHTADVWDPKWLRERGNEILEFYYPACLNDDGYRHRFRADGTAEPSVEPLVGTCRFIYGFAEGVHLDGPAWCVHAARHGIDRLRTAFADDVHGGFYWELAEDGSIDETKYAYGHAFALLALSQASSADVAAVDAEIAAVYDLLDDRLFEPEYGLYAVEATREWEPITYRGQNANMHLCEACLAAYEATGDERYLERASTIATAVVRCLSTGEGNIWEHFDEEWTADWTYNADDPDNLFRPHGYLPGHFVEWAKLLCLLDQHEPTDWRIPAAVRLFESAVDVAWDERHGGLQYAFDRDGRITNDRKYYWVTAEQLAAAATLMAAGEPFEAWYERTWAYALDTHVAADAPVWHRVLARDGSTVPESTPLSPPNKTDYHVLSALKTCRDAVL
- a CDS encoding transaldolase family protein, with the protein product MQLYIDTASESDAREFARYGFIDGVTTNPSLVASTDSSYRTVVETLADAVDGPVFAQVLAEDADGMVEQARTYDAWADDVVVKLPATRAGYEALGRIRADGIEAGITVLFSVTQAILAAKNDATFVAPYVGRLDDAGEDGLEVVAGIQTAFDEYGFETEVLAASVRNRRQATALYRAGVDAVTLPPTVLEAHFDHHKTAEGVAGFLSDWGTRGNPIESDD
- a CDS encoding carbohydrate kinase family protein, with amino-acid sequence MTQQLLVAGDTLVDFLPNRPGRIADVESFSPKFGGSAANVAVALERIGHPPLFWTRIARDRFGDYLADALHESAIPDRFVVRDPDAKTTLAFVSNDEDGERQFDFYRAGTADTRMQTGTVPDETLADVSWVHLTGVTMSVEPSRGAMLDLAARARRQGCTVSLDPNTRPEMWASEDEFATVIRDVLEQVDVVKATPEDLEAAGFDDDDPEALAAAVAAFGPHTVLLTLGGEGAFSYGTSESPLSGIETHGGYDVDVVDTTGAGDGFLAGAIASLAAGVESPERVLAVANAVGAITTTKQGSVTALTGADPIRELVGPLPWD
- a CDS encoding SDR family NAD(P)-dependent oxidoreductase; amino-acid sequence: MPGEATFDFTGETAIVTGSTSGIGRGIATALADAGANVVVNSRSESDVEETAADLDELGAGTVVGVAADLSDPAGIERLVETAIDRFGTVAILVNNAAVWPEEESMVTADLEDWEFTMAVNVRAQYYASKLVGQHMVEEEIEGSIVNITSQTGDRRTGGRGFYGASKTAVNGLTWRMAHDLAQEGIRMNAISTDVTESRQLRYEAENVAREDPDPEKTGEDVLTEWGEARPLGRLGQPSDIADAVLYLCSDRASYVVGTILRVSGGGNLQ